The Kineothrix sp. MB12-C1 genome includes a window with the following:
- a CDS encoding ROK family glucokinase — MSKYVFGVDVGGTSVKMGLFDKEGNILDKWEIPTRTEDGGKNILPDVAKSIQSKMKEKGIEKEEVIGAGLGAPGPIDAEGTVYGAVNLGWETFSIRDTLAQLLDIHVKAGNDANVAALGEMWKGGGKGFKNLVAVTLGTGVGGGIIVNGEILTGASGAGGEIGHIHVQDGETEVCGCGNTGCLEEYASATGVVRLARRALEASSEPSLLRKRPVELLSAKAVFDAVKEKDALAIQIAEQFGEYLGKGLGVIAGVVNPEIFVIGGGVSKAGDILFDFIKPYFDKTVFKGCKNVEFALATLGNDAGIYGAAKLVLE; from the coding sequence ATGAGTAAGTATGTATTTGGAGTAGACGTGGGGGGAACCTCGGTAAAAATGGGATTGTTCGACAAAGAAGGAAATATTTTGGATAAATGGGAGATTCCCACGAGAACGGAAGACGGCGGTAAAAATATTCTTCCCGATGTAGCAAAGAGCATTCAAAGTAAGATGAAGGAAAAGGGAATAGAGAAAGAAGAGGTAATCGGCGCAGGCCTGGGAGCCCCCGGCCCTATCGATGCAGAAGGAACGGTATATGGAGCTGTTAATCTGGGATGGGAGACGTTCAGCATTCGCGATACGTTAGCGCAGCTTCTGGATATTCATGTGAAAGCCGGAAACGATGCCAATGTAGCGGCTCTCGGAGAGATGTGGAAGGGCGGCGGCAAGGGCTTTAAGAATCTGGTAGCGGTTACCTTGGGAACCGGAGTCGGTGGAGGAATTATTGTCAATGGTGAGATTCTCACAGGTGCCAGCGGTGCCGGGGGAGAGATCGGACACATTCACGTACAGGATGGAGAAACGGAAGTATGCGGCTGCGGTAATACCGGATGTCTGGAAGAATATGCTTCTGCTACCGGTGTCGTAAGGCTGGCAAGGCGCGCCCTGGAGGCATCTTCGGAACCCAGTTTATTGAGAAAGCGTCCGGTGGAGCTGCTTTCTGCAAAGGCGGTGTTCGATGCAGTGAAGGAAAAGGACGCATTGGCGATTCAGATTGCAGAGCAGTTCGGTGAATACCTGGGCAAAGGACTCGGTGTCATTGCAGGGGTGGTTAATCCGGAGATCTTTGTAATCGGAGGCGGTGTATCCAAAGCAGGGGATATTTTATTCGATTTCATTAAACCATATTTCGATAAAACTGTATTTAAAGGCTGTAAGAATGTAGAGTTCGCATTAGCGACGCTTGGAAACGATGCCGGGATTTATGGTGCAGCTAAGTTAGTATTGGAATAA
- the murB gene encoding UDP-N-acetylmuramate dehydrogenase: MNSSIYNYMEQLVPQEDILLDEPMSKHTTFRVGGNAKCLIKITRKEQLLKLVPILQATGQDYFILGNGSNLLVGDKGYSGIIVKLGSEMGDISIEGERLRAPAGILISKAAKVALEYELTGMEFASGIPGTVGGGIVMNAGAYGGEMSNIIESVEVMNLSGEILVLDNNTMEFGYRTSVIKNRPFIVTEAVFKLTKGNKEEIRSKMEELAVSRREKQPLEYGSAGSTFKRPEGNFAGKLIMEAGLRGYTIGGAMVSDKHCGFIVNTGNACALDVRNLIEAVQERVKENSGIMLEREVIYLGEF, from the coding sequence GTGAATTCATCAATTTACAATTATATGGAGCAATTGGTTCCGCAAGAAGACATATTACTCGATGAACCCATGAGTAAACATACCACTTTTCGTGTGGGTGGAAATGCGAAATGTCTAATAAAAATAACGAGGAAAGAACAATTGCTAAAGCTGGTGCCTATTTTACAGGCGACAGGACAGGATTACTTCATTCTGGGGAACGGCAGCAACCTGCTTGTAGGAGACAAAGGTTATTCTGGGATTATAGTCAAGCTGGGCAGCGAAATGGGGGATATTTCTATAGAAGGAGAACGACTGCGGGCTCCGGCAGGGATCCTTATTTCCAAGGCAGCGAAAGTAGCTCTTGAGTATGAACTGACGGGAATGGAATTCGCTTCGGGAATTCCGGGTACGGTAGGCGGAGGTATTGTAATGAATGCCGGAGCCTATGGCGGAGAGATGAGCAATATTATTGAATCTGTGGAAGTGATGAATCTAAGCGGAGAGATTCTCGTACTCGATAACAATACGATGGAATTCGGGTATCGTACAAGTGTAATTAAGAATCGTCCATTTATTGTTACGGAAGCAGTATTTAAGCTTACAAAAGGTAATAAAGAAGAAATACGCAGTAAGATGGAAGAGTTGGCGGTAAGCCGTAGAGAAAAGCAGCCTCTGGAGTATGGAAGTGCGGGAAGTACTTTCAAGCGTCCCGAAGGGAATTTTGCAGGAAAGCTTATTATGGAGGCGGGGCTTCGGGGGTATACCATAGGAGGTGCTATGGTATCCGATAAGCACTGTGGATTTATCGTGAATACCGGAAATGCCTGTGCTTTGGATGTACGTAACTTGATAGAAGCCGTTCAGGAGAGGGTGAAGGAGAATTCCGGTATCATGCTCGAGCGGGAAGTTATTTATCTGGGAGAGTTCTAG
- the rapZ gene encoding RNase adapter RapZ → MRFVVVTGMSGGGKRTALKMLEDSGFYCVDNLPVPLIEKFVELIATPNSEINKVALGLDVRSDQPFEEAWKTLEKLKNNGYVYEILFMDAAESVLVKRYKESRRMHPLSPEGRVEDGIHKEKDILKSVKEHADYVIDTSKLLTRELKEEVDRIFVMNEEYNSLMVTILSFGFKNGIPADADLVFDVRFLPNPFYIDDLKHQTGNDKAVQDYVMAFPESGEFLQKLEDMVRFLIPNYVKEGKYQLVIGIGCTGGKHRSVTLANELYKRMKNQGNYGLKIHHRDEKQGV, encoded by the coding sequence ATGAGATTCGTGGTAGTGACCGGAATGAGCGGCGGTGGAAAGAGAACGGCTCTTAAAATGCTGGAAGATTCAGGCTTTTACTGTGTGGATAATCTGCCCGTTCCTTTGATAGAAAAGTTTGTGGAATTAATTGCCACCCCTAATTCAGAAATCAATAAGGTAGCGCTCGGGTTGGATGTTCGTTCAGATCAGCCTTTTGAAGAGGCGTGGAAGACCCTTGAGAAACTGAAGAATAACGGATATGTATATGAAATCCTTTTCATGGATGCAGCAGAATCTGTTCTGGTAAAGCGCTATAAGGAGTCCAGAAGAATGCATCCTCTCTCGCCGGAAGGGCGGGTGGAGGACGGCATCCATAAGGAAAAGGATATTTTAAAATCGGTAAAAGAACATGCGGATTATGTAATAGATACATCGAAGTTATTGACGAGGGAACTGAAAGAGGAAGTGGACCGCATTTTCGTAATGAATGAGGAATATAACAGCCTTATGGTCACCATTCTTTCCTTCGGCTTTAAGAATGGTATTCCGGCAGATGCTGATTTAGTGTTTGATGTCCGATTCTTACCGAATCCGTTCTATATTGATGACTTGAAGCATCAGACGGGGAATGATAAGGCGGTACAAGATTACGTAATGGCCTTTCCTGAGTCAGGGGAATTCCTGCAGAAGCTGGAAGATATGGTTCGCTTTTTGATTCCTAACTATGTGAAGGAAGGGAAATACCAACTTGTCATAGGAATTGGTTGTACGGGCGGCAAACATAGAAGTGTTACTTTGGCTAACGAACTGTACAAGCGTATGAAGAACCAAGGAAATTATGGACTTAAAATTCACCATAGAGATGAGAAGCAGGGAGTATAA
- the whiA gene encoding DNA-binding protein WhiA has translation MSFSSEVKEELAKIINSSRHCQLAELAAIICFYGKVENDGIEEKRLCLQTENEALIRKVFTLLKKTFNIDTDIVQESIAGECRSHTYITLLYGTKAVDKVLQAVKMYDEKGIEEAQMNGVNPLLIKSACCKRAFLRGVFLCTGSMSDPEKSYHLEFVCSHEEQAEYLQALIQSFQVEAKIVIRKKYYVVYLKEGAGIVDLLNVMEAHVSLMNFENYRIIKEMRNSINRKVNCETANITKTVNASSKQIEDILLIKERYGFMNLPDSIREAAEIRLEYPDATLKELGQILDPPVGKSGMNHRLRKLSELADRLRS, from the coding sequence ATGTCTTTTTCCTCAGAAGTAAAAGAAGAATTGGCTAAAATCATCAACTCCTCCAGACATTGTCAATTAGCAGAGCTAGCGGCAATTATATGCTTTTATGGGAAAGTGGAGAATGATGGTATTGAAGAAAAAAGGCTTTGCCTTCAGACAGAAAATGAGGCACTTATCAGAAAGGTCTTTACATTATTAAAGAAAACATTTAATATAGATACTGATATTGTCCAGGAATCCATTGCCGGGGAGTGTCGCAGTCATACATATATCACATTACTTTATGGAACGAAAGCAGTTGACAAAGTTCTTCAAGCTGTTAAAATGTATGATGAAAAGGGAATCGAAGAGGCTCAGATGAACGGGGTGAACCCTCTGTTGATTAAGAGTGCCTGTTGCAAAAGGGCATTTTTAAGAGGAGTGTTTCTTTGTACAGGTTCTATGAGCGATCCTGAGAAGAGCTATCATCTGGAGTTCGTTTGTTCCCATGAAGAACAGGCTGAGTATTTGCAGGCGCTAATACAGAGTTTCCAGGTGGAAGCTAAGATTGTAATAAGAAAGAAATACTATGTAGTGTATCTGAAAGAGGGTGCAGGCATAGTGGATCTGTTAAATGTAATGGAGGCTCATGTTTCCTTAATGAATTTCGAAAATTATCGAATTATAAAGGAAATGCGCAATTCCATCAACCGGAAAGTGAATTGTGAGACGGCTAATATTACCAAGACAGTTAACGCATCATCTAAGCAGATAGAGGATATCCTCCTGATTAAAGAGCGTTATGGATTTATGAATCTACCGGACAGCATTAGGGAGGCAGCAGAGATAAGATTGGAGTATCCGGACGCAACATTAAAGGAGCTGGGACAAATCTTAGACCCTCCGGTTGGGAAATCGGGGATGAACCATAGACTTAGGAAATTAAGTGAGCTTGCTGACAGGCTTAGAAGTTAA
- a CDS encoding HPr family phosphocarrier protein: MIEKVMKIQLPTGLEARPVAVLVQVASKHACSVYIESEGKKVNAKSIMGMMSLGLDSGEIVTVIADGQDEHQAVADIEEYLLKGKVS, from the coding sequence ATGATTGAAAAGGTTATGAAGATTCAGTTGCCGACGGGGTTGGAGGCAAGACCGGTCGCGGTATTGGTACAGGTGGCGAGTAAGCATGCTTGTTCCGTGTACATCGAGTCCGAAGGTAAAAAGGTGAATGCGAAGAGTATTATGGGAATGATGAGCTTGGGCCTTGACAGTGGTGAGATAGTTACCGTTATTGCTGATGGACAGGATGAACATCAGGCTGTAGCAGATATTGAAGAATATTTATTAAAAGGAAAAGTAAGCTGA
- a CDS encoding diacylglycerol/lipid kinase family protein gives MADKEMLFVYNPRAGKAKIKNKLQDIIEVFVKGGYEVTVYPTQHEGDAIGVVQNKKDRYDIVVCCGGDGTLDEVVNGMVLCEKKVPIGYIPAGSTNDFASSLGIPKDMVKAARLIVEGKDYACDIGAFNKECFVYIAAFGIFTEVSYETSQDIKNVLGHMAYILEGMKRIPNIRSYRLKIRHGDTVIEDEFIFGMVTNSTSVGGFKRITGKYVELNDGEFEVTLIKMPKNPLELNNTLTALLSRNIHADYMYCFKTSQVTFESDDEIAWTLDGEFGGNHKEVNINNMKQAVKIRIPYK, from the coding sequence ATGGCAGATAAGGAAATGTTATTCGTATATAACCCCCGTGCGGGAAAGGCTAAGATTAAAAATAAGCTTCAGGATATCATAGAGGTGTTCGTGAAAGGGGGATATGAGGTTACTGTATATCCGACCCAGCACGAAGGAGATGCGATAGGAGTCGTCCAAAATAAGAAGGACAGATATGATATCGTCGTATGCTGCGGAGGAGACGGAACGCTGGACGAAGTGGTGAATGGAATGGTTCTGTGTGAAAAGAAGGTTCCTATCGGATATATCCCCGCAGGCAGCACTAACGATTTCGCGAGTAGCTTGGGGATACCTAAAGATATGGTAAAAGCAGCCCGGCTCATTGTAGAGGGAAAGGACTATGCCTGCGATATCGGTGCGTTCAATAAAGAATGCTTCGTTTATATTGCAGCTTTTGGCATCTTCACAGAGGTATCCTATGAGACAAGTCAGGATATTAAAAATGTGTTGGGGCATATGGCATACATTCTGGAGGGGATGAAGAGAATTCCTAATATCAGATCATATCGCCTTAAGATCCGTCATGGGGATACCGTAATAGAGGATGAGTTTATCTTCGGTATGGTAACTAATTCCACCTCTGTGGGAGGCTTCAAAAGGATTACCGGCAAATATGTAGAGCTGAACGACGGTGAATTTGAAGTGACGCTAATTAAGATGCCGAAGAATCCGCTGGAGCTGAATAATACGTTGACGGCACTTCTGAGCCGCAATATCCATGCGGACTATATGTACTGTTTCAAAACCTCGCAGGTGACGTTCGAATCCGATGATGAAATTGCATGGACTTTGGATGGAGAGTTCGGCGGTAATCATAAAGAAGTGAACATTAATAATATGAAACAAGCGGTAAAAATAAGAATTCCTTATAAATAA
- the fba gene encoding class II fructose-1,6-bisphosphate aldolase — translation MLVSATEMLQKAKAGHYAVGQFNINNLEWTKAILLTAQENNSPVILGVSEGAGKYMGGYDTVVGMVNGLLKGLNITVPVALHLDHGSYDHCYKCIEAGFSSVMFDGSHYPIEENVEKTRELVAASHAKGVSIEAEVGSIGGEEDGVVGAGECADPNECKAVADLGVDFLAAGIGNIHGKYPENWQGLSFETLDAIQQLTGDMPLVLHGGTGIPADMIQKAISLGVAKINVNTECQLSFAAATRKYIEEGKDLQGKGFDPRKLLGPGFDAIKATVKEKMELFGSVNKA, via the coding sequence ATGTTAGTTTCAGCTACAGAAATGCTTCAAAAAGCAAAAGCCGGCCATTATGCAGTCGGACAGTTCAACATCAACAATCTTGAGTGGACAAAGGCAATTCTTTTGACAGCTCAGGAGAATAACTCTCCCGTTATTCTCGGTGTATCCGAAGGTGCCGGAAAATATATGGGTGGATATGATACAGTAGTTGGTATGGTTAATGGTTTACTCAAAGGCCTTAACATCACAGTTCCCGTAGCTCTTCACTTAGATCACGGCAGCTATGATCACTGCTACAAATGTATCGAAGCTGGTTTCTCATCTGTAATGTTCGATGGTTCTCACTATCCGATCGAAGAGAACGTGGAGAAAACAAGAGAATTAGTAGCAGCATCCCACGCTAAGGGTGTTTCTATCGAAGCGGAAGTTGGTTCTATCGGTGGAGAAGAAGATGGCGTAGTAGGAGCAGGTGAATGTGCAGATCCTAATGAATGTAAAGCAGTTGCTGACCTCGGTGTAGATTTCCTCGCAGCAGGTATCGGCAATATTCACGGAAAATATCCTGAAAATTGGCAGGGACTTTCTTTCGAAACATTGGATGCAATCCAGCAGTTAACAGGGGACATGCCTCTTGTTCTTCATGGCGGTACAGGTATCCCGGCTGATATGATTCAGAAAGCAATCTCCCTCGGCGTTGCTAAGATCAACGTTAACACAGAATGCCAATTATCCTTTGCAGCAGCAACTCGTAAATATATCGAAGAAGGAAAAGACTTACAGGGTAAAGGATTTGATCCTCGTAAGCTTCTTGGTCCGGGCTTCGATGCAATTAAAGCGACTGTTAAAGAAAAAATGGAACTGTTTGGTTCTGTAAACAAAGCTTAA
- a CDS encoding peptidylprolyl isomerase translates to MAQNPVVTFTMENGDVIKAELYPELAPESVNNFISLINKNFYDGLIFHRVIRGFMIQGGDPEGTGMGGPGYSIKGEFSQNGVENNLKHTEGVLSMARSMNPNSAGSQFFIMHKNSPHLDGSYAAFGKVTEGLEFVNKIAETNTDHSDRPLEPQVIKTVTVETFGETYPEPQKI, encoded by the coding sequence ATGGCACAAAATCCTGTTGTTACATTTACAATGGAAAACGGTGACGTGATCAAAGCAGAATTATATCCTGAACTCGCACCGGAAAGCGTTAATAACTTTATTAGCTTAATTAACAAGAATTTCTATGACGGACTCATCTTCCATCGAGTGATCCGCGGATTTATGATTCAAGGCGGCGATCCGGAAGGAACCGGTATGGGTGGCCCCGGCTACAGCATCAAAGGCGAATTCTCACAAAATGGAGTGGAAAATAACTTAAAGCATACAGAAGGTGTTCTCTCCATGGCAAGAAGCATGAATCCTAACTCTGCAGGTTCACAGTTCTTTATTATGCACAAGAATTCTCCTCACCTGGATGGTTCTTATGCCGCATTCGGCAAGGTGACAGAAGGTCTTGAATTCGTGAACAAAATTGCCGAGACCAACACCGACCATTCCGATCGTCCTCTTGAACCTCAGGTGATTAAGACAGTTACTGTCGAAACCTTCGGAGAAACCTATCCGGAACCTCAGAAAATTTAG
- a CDS encoding GNAT family N-acetyltransferase, which yields MLKEIVFVIADEGQARAAEVMRRNFAEEERRWKENIKIVPYYEEAEGCGEVSRTDCLKEEALFITDTEKALEELKRDGKYVIALLHEENKEQNLSGVSYAVTDIAELTPDSLLMVYKRLKGEPWEILETTRCLIREMTVEDVDEFYKIYAEPSITCYMDPLFEETKQEREYVSEYIEKIYGFYGYGLWSVVEKKEHKVIGRAGISWREGYDIPELGFVIAVPYQRQGYAYEVCTAILEYGKEELQFDKIQALVKNGNTASVLLCEKLGMKWYDTVSDGESVYERYVTSFL from the coding sequence ATGTTAAAGGAAATAGTTTTTGTTATTGCGGATGAAGGTCAGGCTCGAGCTGCAGAAGTAATGAGAAGAAATTTCGCTGAAGAAGAGCGGCGGTGGAAAGAGAATATAAAAATAGTGCCTTATTATGAAGAAGCGGAAGGATGCGGCGAGGTAAGCCGTACCGACTGCTTAAAAGAGGAAGCCTTGTTTATAACGGATACGGAAAAGGCATTGGAAGAATTGAAAAGAGATGGAAAATATGTGATTGCACTTTTGCATGAAGAAAATAAAGAACAAAACTTGTCCGGTGTATCTTATGCAGTTACGGATATTGCGGAGCTTACGCCGGATTCTCTTCTTATGGTCTATAAACGCCTAAAGGGAGAACCATGGGAGATTCTGGAGACGACAAGATGTTTGATCAGGGAGATGACAGTAGAAGACGTGGATGAATTTTATAAAATTTATGCGGAGCCATCCATTACTTGTTATATGGATCCGTTGTTTGAAGAAACTAAGCAGGAGAGGGAGTACGTAAGCGAGTATATTGAGAAGATCTATGGCTTCTATGGATATGGACTTTGGAGTGTAGTGGAAAAGAAAGAGCATAAGGTAATAGGGCGTGCCGGAATTAGTTGGAGGGAAGGTTACGATATTCCTGAGCTGGGATTCGTTATCGCAGTTCCTTATCAGCGTCAAGGGTATGCCTATGAGGTGTGTACAGCCATCCTCGAGTATGGAAAAGAGGAGTTGCAGTTTGATAAGATACAGGCCCTTGTTAAGAATGGGAATACGGCTTCCGTGCTTCTTTGTGAGAAGTTAGGAATGAAGTGGTATGATACGGTGTCCGATGGAGAGAGCGTATATGAAAGATATGTAACAAGTTTCCTATAG
- the treC gene encoding alpha,alpha-phosphotrehalase, which yields MTNFHNKVIYQIYPKSFMDSNGDGIGDLRGIIEKLDYLKYLGVDYIWMTPFFVSPQNDNGYDVADYRSIDPVFGTMEDLDELIEEADKRGIGLMLDMVFNHTSTQHEWFQRALKGEKEYIDYYIFKDGDPQYLPTNWESKFGGPTWEYVPHLGKWYLHLFDSTQADLNWENPKVREELKSILRFWKEKGIKGFRFDVINLISKPKVFENDMEGDGRRFYTDGPLVHEFLKELMEDAEMKDIVTVGEMSSTSIDNCIRYSNPAEKELSMCFNFHHLKIDYKNGEKWELMPPDIHSLKELFKQWQLGMQDNGGWNAVFWCNHDQPRIVSRLGDDKNYWKESAKLLATTIHLLRGTPYIYQGEELGMTNSYFSDISQYRDVESLNYYEILLHKGKSKEEALQILAARSRDNSRTPMQWSDGKHAGFSESQPWIGVTGNYKSINVESEIEDEDSILKYYKKLIQLRKEKSVIADGRIEFLPEEEINLFAYRRQNETEELLVLNNLSGESLTLDTSKLELSHYKYLLGNYEDIKSQEKQLLLRPFETIVLERK from the coding sequence ATGACAAACTTTCACAATAAAGTCATCTATCAGATATATCCGAAATCCTTTATGGATTCCAATGGCGACGGTATCGGTGACTTGCGTGGAATTATAGAGAAGCTGGACTACTTGAAGTATCTGGGCGTCGATTACATATGGATGACACCATTCTTCGTATCTCCACAGAATGATAACGGATACGATGTTGCGGACTACCGCAGCATCGATCCTGTCTTCGGAACTATGGAAGACTTGGATGAGTTAATAGAGGAAGCGGACAAGCGCGGTATCGGCTTAATGCTGGATATGGTATTCAATCATACCTCGACACAGCACGAGTGGTTCCAACGCGCCTTAAAGGGAGAAAAAGAATATATCGATTACTACATTTTCAAGGATGGCGACCCGCAGTATCTTCCCACCAATTGGGAATCCAAGTTCGGTGGTCCTACGTGGGAATATGTTCCTCATCTGGGGAAATGGTATCTTCACCTTTTCGATTCCACCCAGGCAGATTTAAATTGGGAAAACCCGAAAGTACGCGAAGAATTGAAATCCATATTACGCTTCTGGAAAGAGAAGGGAATCAAAGGATTCCGCTTTGATGTTATTAATCTTATTTCTAAGCCGAAGGTCTTTGAAAATGATATGGAAGGGGATGGAAGAAGGTTCTATACCGACGGCCCTCTGGTTCACGAATTTTTAAAGGAATTAATGGAAGATGCCGAAATGAAGGATATCGTTACTGTAGGCGAAATGTCTTCTACCTCCATCGACAACTGCATCCGCTATTCTAATCCGGCAGAAAAAGAATTATCCATGTGCTTTAACTTCCACCATCTTAAGATAGATTATAAGAATGGGGAGAAATGGGAATTGATGCCTCCCGATATTCATAGCTTGAAAGAACTCTTCAAACAATGGCAGCTTGGAATGCAGGATAACGGCGGTTGGAACGCAGTATTCTGGTGCAATCACGACCAGCCCCGTATCGTTTCCCGCCTTGGTGATGATAAGAATTATTGGAAGGAATCCGCTAAGCTATTAGCTACTACTATCCATCTTCTGCGCGGCACTCCATATATTTATCAAGGAGAAGAATTGGGAATGACAAATTCTTATTTTAGCGATATCTCACAATACCGCGATGTAGAAAGCTTGAATTATTACGAAATACTGCTTCATAAGGGCAAATCGAAAGAAGAGGCCCTGCAAATACTCGCGGCAAGGTCGAGAGATAACAGCCGTACACCAATGCAATGGTCCGACGGAAAACACGCCGGATTCTCCGAATCACAACCTTGGATCGGCGTGACCGGCAACTATAAAAGCATTAATGTGGAATCAGAAATAGAAGATGAGGATTCCATCCTTAAGTATTACAAAAAACTTATTCAGCTCCGCAAAGAAAAGAGCGTTATCGCTGATGGAAGAATCGAATTCCTTCCCGAAGAAGAAATAAATCTCTTCGCCTATCGAAGACAAAACGAAACGGAAGAATTGCTCGTCTTGAATAACTTAAGCGGCGAATCACTTACTCTGGATACGAGTAAGTTGGAACTCAGTCATTACAAATATCTTCTCGGCAACTATGAAGATATCAAAAGCCAAGAGAAGCAATTGCTTCTACGACCGTTTGAAACCATCGTTTTGGAAAGAAAATAA
- the treR gene encoding trehalose operon repressor — protein MPKAIFQTIYKDLKLKIEAQKYEFQQFLPSENMLVETYGCSRNTVRRALAMLAEEGYVQSIHGIGVRVIYQQVQPTAFTIGGIESLKESAIRNGYEYSTEVVQFAEFVADKRINAKTGFAIGCELYYIQRVRYLDGKALIFDINTFLKSAVPGLTKEIAAHSIYDYIEETLGMSIVTSKRTMTVERVTEIDEKYLNLNDFNCLAVISSHTYNSDGEMFEYTQSRHRPDYFCFQDTATRKKV, from the coding sequence ATGCCAAAGGCTATATTTCAAACGATATATAAAGATTTGAAGCTGAAGATAGAAGCTCAAAAATATGAGTTTCAACAATTCCTTCCCTCCGAGAATATGTTGGTGGAAACTTATGGATGTTCCAGAAACACGGTGAGAAGAGCGTTGGCTATGCTGGCGGAGGAAGGATATGTACAGTCGATTCATGGAATCGGCGTGCGCGTTATCTACCAGCAGGTGCAGCCCACAGCCTTTACCATTGGGGGAATTGAATCCTTGAAGGAATCGGCAATTCGCAATGGATACGAGTATTCCACTGAAGTAGTGCAGTTTGCGGAGTTTGTGGCGGATAAACGTATCAATGCGAAGACAGGATTCGCGATAGGTTGTGAGTTATATTATATTCAGCGTGTGAGATATTTAGATGGGAAAGCGCTTATTTTTGACATTAATACTTTCCTGAAATCTGCGGTTCCGGGACTTACGAAGGAGATTGCAGCTCATTCCATCTATGATTATATTGAAGAGACGCTCGGTATGTCGATCGTGACGAGTAAAAGAACGATGACAGTAGAGCGTGTGACAGAAATTGATGAGAAATATCTGAATTTAAACGATTTTAATTGTTTGGCGGTGATAAGCAGCCACACCTATAATTCGGATGGTGAGATGTTCGAGTATACGCAATCGAGACATAGACCTGATTATTTCTGCTTCCAGGATACTGCCACCAGGAAGAAAGTATAA
- a CDS encoding ArsR/SmtB family transcription factor translates to MLHIKTLDEGLEIFKALGSEVRIEIIKILLENHGMNMNELASKLNITNGALTSHIKKLEDCGLIAVTSESRGHGNQKKCSVHLDKILIDMDSQEDFKNVYQTDLKVGHFSDYKVFPTCGLASNTTIIGEVDDTRYFAHPDRYNADILWFTRGYVEYVIPNFIPFDQKIDQITISLEIGSEAPGVNDVWPSDVSFILNDRKVATWTSPGDFGNVRGIFTPDWWYPNWNQYGLLKILVINKDGTFIDGLQVSDVSTKDFAFDYRSTMKLKLAVEDGAKHVGGLTIFGKSFGNYNQDISVRINYSPINHEQQVLKEEPAQEIHKMLN, encoded by the coding sequence ATGCTGCATATTAAAACGTTAGATGAAGGATTGGAAATTTTCAAAGCATTAGGCTCGGAGGTGCGGATAGAAATTATTAAAATTCTATTAGAGAATCATGGAATGAACATGAACGAGCTTGCGAGCAAGTTGAATATTACCAACGGAGCGTTGACAAGTCATATAAAGAAACTGGAAGACTGTGGACTGATTGCGGTAACGAGCGAATCGCGGGGACATGGGAATCAGAAGAAATGTTCCGTGCATTTGGATAAAATATTAATTGATATGGATTCGCAGGAGGACTTTAAGAATGTATATCAGACAGACTTGAAGGTTGGGCATTTTTCTGATTATAAGGTATTTCCCACTTGTGGATTGGCATCCAATACTACTATTATCGGAGAAGTGGATGATACCCGTTATTTTGCGCATCCGGACAGGTATAATGCGGATATTCTCTGGTTTACAAGGGGGTATGTGGAATACGTCATTCCTAACTTTATTCCTTTCGACCAGAAAATCGACCAGATAACTATTTCTTTGGAAATTGGTTCAGAGGCGCCGGGAGTAAATGACGTATGGCCTTCTGATGTTTCTTTTATATTAAATGATAGAAAAGTAGCTACATGGACCAGCCCTGGAGACTTCGGTAATGTAAGGGGTATCTTCACTCCGGATTGGTGGTATCCGAACTGGAATCAGTATGGGCTTTTGAAGATTCTTGTTATTAATAAAGACGGTACCTTTATTGATGGGCTTCAAGTATCGGATGTTTCCACGAAGGACTTCGCTTTTGATTATCGTAGCACGATGAAGTTGAAGTTAGCGGTGGAAGATGGAGCGAAGCATGTGGGAGGTCTTACTATCTTCGGAAAAAGCTTCGGCAATTACAATCAGGATATTTCTGTACGAATTAATTACAGCCCGATCAATCATGAACAGCAAGTGTTGAAAGAAGAACCTGCACAAGAAATCCATAAAATGCTAAACTAA